A stretch of Opitutaceae bacterium DNA encodes these proteins:
- a CDS encoding SDR family oxidoreductase, with the protein MQVAGKVAVITGAARGVGRATGLALARLGCNVVINYHRSRERAERTVRDLEARGVRALAIQGDVRQDEDCRALMATAHQEFGHLDILVNNAGTTVFIPHGELEKVEERHWDDLFATNVRGVFQCCRAVKPWMEKSGGGEIVNLSSIAGIRGTGSSVPYCASKAAVITLTLSLARVFGPRIRVNAVAPGFIAGEWLQEGLGEGYEEARKARADAAVLKKVCTPEDVAAAIVSIITGSDLVTGQNLVCDGGTLLGG; encoded by the coding sequence ATGCAAGTGGCGGGAAAAGTCGCTGTGATCACGGGGGCGGCTCGTGGAGTCGGCCGAGCCACCGGTCTGGCTCTGGCGCGTCTGGGCTGCAACGTCGTCATCAATTACCATCGATCCCGGGAACGGGCGGAGCGGACCGTGAGGGACCTCGAAGCCCGCGGGGTCCGGGCCTTGGCCATTCAGGGAGACGTGCGGCAGGACGAGGATTGTCGCGCCCTGATGGCGACGGCCCACCAAGAGTTTGGACACCTCGATATCCTCGTGAACAACGCCGGGACCACGGTATTCATACCCCACGGAGAGCTCGAGAAGGTGGAGGAACGGCACTGGGACGACCTCTTCGCCACCAATGTGCGGGGTGTCTTTCAATGCTGCCGTGCGGTCAAACCATGGATGGAAAAGAGCGGTGGAGGAGAGATTGTGAATCTCAGCAGCATTGCCGGCATCCGCGGCACAGGCAGTTCGGTTCCCTACTGCGCCTCGAAGGCGGCCGTGATCACACTGACGCTCTCCCTGGCCCGGGTTTTTGGCCCGCGGATCCGTGTCAATGCCGTGGCTCCAGGCTTCATTGCCGGCGAATGGCTGCAGGAGGGGCTGGGTGAAGGCTATGAAGAGGCCCGGAAGGCACGCGCGGACGCGGCCGTGCTCAAAAAGGTCTGCACCCCCGAGGATGTGGCGGCGGCGATTGTCTCGATCATCACGGGCTCAGACCTGGTCACGGGCCAGAACCTCGTCTGCGACGGCGGAACGTTGCTGGGTGGTTAA
- a CDS encoding glycoside hydrolase family 27 protein — MSLNLPTPPLGWNSFDSFGGYLHEKAAFEQLEAFASRLAPAGYEYFVVDIGWYGEYELKAGTLYPSPKSKHAMDAHLDAFGRPLPSTCYFPNGFEPLIRRTHELGLKFGLHIMRGVPRKAVARSLPVLGTEVTAADIADTSSTCPWCHYNYGIDMTRPGAQAYYDSLVALLASWGVDFIKADDITGYPAEIEAMTRAIARTGRPIVLSLSHGGEADPAMLPVYRQSDMVRITKDIWDDLESIERSFLAWDFWQPQTEPGFWPDLDMIPFGRLQTMSPEPAPGELPEGRNPSLCGKGFLRDCQLSSDQKRTFMTQRALFASPLFPGGDLTTLTEDETRLLADPRMMACNQNGVSGSILYMRGDVQVWRAAHRTRPGCGWLGVFNRNPARRPESIILTPDRLGLSPSTRLHDIWEDADLGHLGDSPYIQVAPTAVCFIEYTDGLWSKTTLRPEHPSD; from the coding sequence ATGTCCCTGAATCTCCCCACTCCTCCTCTCGGCTGGAACAGCTTTGACAGCTTTGGTGGCTACCTCCACGAAAAGGCCGCCTTCGAGCAACTCGAAGCCTTTGCCTCCAGGCTGGCGCCGGCCGGCTACGAATACTTCGTGGTCGATATCGGTTGGTACGGAGAATACGAGTTGAAGGCCGGCACCCTCTATCCTTCGCCCAAGTCCAAGCACGCGATGGACGCCCACCTCGATGCATTCGGCCGTCCCCTTCCCTCGACCTGCTATTTCCCCAATGGATTCGAGCCGCTTATCCGTCGAACCCACGAACTGGGCCTGAAGTTTGGTCTCCACATCATGCGGGGCGTGCCGCGAAAGGCCGTGGCCCGGAGTCTGCCCGTTCTGGGAACCGAGGTCACTGCGGCGGACATCGCCGACACATCCTCAACCTGCCCGTGGTGCCACTACAACTACGGCATCGACATGACCCGACCCGGAGCCCAGGCCTACTATGATTCGCTTGTCGCCCTCCTCGCCTCCTGGGGGGTCGATTTCATCAAGGCCGACGATATCACCGGCTATCCCGCGGAAATCGAGGCCATGACCCGGGCCATCGCCCGGACCGGACGTCCCATCGTGCTGAGTCTCTCCCACGGAGGTGAAGCCGACCCAGCCATGCTGCCCGTTTACCGGCAGTCCGACATGGTGCGCATCACCAAGGACATCTGGGACGACCTCGAATCGATCGAACGCTCGTTCCTCGCCTGGGATTTCTGGCAACCGCAGACCGAACCCGGCTTCTGGCCGGACCTCGACATGATTCCCTTCGGCCGACTCCAGACCATGAGTCCCGAGCCGGCGCCCGGCGAGTTACCCGAAGGTCGGAATCCCTCTCTCTGCGGAAAGGGGTTCCTCCGGGACTGCCAACTCAGCTCCGACCAGAAGCGCACCTTCATGACCCAGCGCGCGCTGTTCGCCTCGCCCCTCTTCCCCGGTGGTGATCTGACCACCCTGACCGAAGATGAGACGCGGCTGCTGGCCGATCCGCGCATGATGGCCTGCAATCAGAACGGGGTCAGCGGGTCCATTCTCTACATGCGGGGCGACGTCCAGGTCTGGCGGGCCGCGCACCGAACAAGGCCGGGCTGTGGGTGGCTCGGCGTTTTCAACCGCAATCCCGCCCGTCGTCCGGAGTCCATCATCCTCACGCCGGACCGCCTCGGTTTATCGCCCTCCACCCGCCTCCACGATATCTGGGAAGACGCGGATCTCGGCCACCTCGGCGACAGCCCCTACATCCAGGTCGCCCCGACCGCCGTCTGCTTCATCGAATACACGGACGGACTCTGGTCAAAGACAACACTCAGGCCGGAACACCCCTCGGATTGA
- a CDS encoding kelch repeat-containing protein has protein sequence MRVHSSILLVLPVLLSPIPGFSSDDSDAAWGTVECVGEPHARHEAAFVACADRFHLLGGRRIQPVDILDPETNTWRSASPPPFEIHHFQPVTHAGKVYLLGAMTGGYPHETAVGQILVYDPAEDLWSLGDEIPEDRRRGGAGAVLHENTVYLVCGIINGHWDGNVAWLDAWDLETGEWRRLPDAPHARDHFQAVIIGDRIYAAGGRRTSGSTREVFNLTEAAVDVFDLKTGTWTTLENPIPTPRAGTAAIAIGHDLIVAGGESDRPEAHREVEALDVRTGLWRSLPSLVQARHGSGLVFHQGSLFIASGSGARGGRPELTTMERLTMVDPR, from the coding sequence ATGAGAGTCCATTCGTCAATTCTGCTCGTCCTTCCCGTCCTCCTCTCGCCAATACCCGGTTTCTCATCGGACGACTCCGACGCCGCCTGGGGGACCGTCGAGTGCGTCGGTGAACCGCATGCCCGCCACGAGGCCGCCTTTGTCGCCTGTGCAGACCGATTCCATCTGCTGGGCGGGCGGCGTATCCAACCTGTCGATATTCTGGATCCCGAGACGAACACCTGGAGATCCGCCTCTCCGCCTCCCTTCGAGATCCATCACTTTCAGCCGGTCACCCATGCCGGCAAAGTCTACCTGCTCGGCGCCATGACCGGCGGCTATCCCCACGAGACTGCGGTCGGACAGATTCTCGTCTACGATCCAGCCGAGGACCTCTGGAGCCTGGGCGACGAGATCCCGGAGGATCGCCGACGAGGCGGGGCCGGCGCCGTGCTTCACGAAAACACTGTTTACCTGGTCTGCGGGATCATCAACGGCCATTGGGATGGCAACGTGGCCTGGCTCGATGCCTGGGACCTCGAAACGGGAGAATGGCGGAGGCTTCCGGACGCTCCCCACGCCCGCGACCACTTCCAGGCCGTCATCATCGGCGACCGGATCTACGCAGCCGGAGGACGCCGCACTTCCGGATCGACCAGGGAGGTCTTCAATCTGACCGAGGCGGCCGTCGATGTCTTTGACCTGAAGACCGGAACCTGGACCACTCTGGAAAACCCCATCCCGACACCGAGAGCCGGGACCGCTGCGATCGCGATCGGCCATGACCTGATCGTGGCAGGCGGCGAAAGTGATCGCCCGGAAGCCCACCGCGAGGTCGAGGCCCTCGACGTCCGGACGGGCCTCTGGCGTTCATTGCCCTCCCTCGTCCAGGCGCGCCACGGATCCGGGCTGGTCTTCCATCAGGGCAGTCTCTTCATCGCCTCGGGCAGCGGTGCCCGAGGGGGCCGGCCGGAACTGACCACGATGGAACGGCTCACGATGGTGGACCCCCGCTGA
- a CDS encoding LacI family DNA-binding transcriptional regulator, whose product MAVTMADIAQAAGVSKNAVSLALRHDDRISAPTRERIVKIAADLGYRKNPVMSHLMAELRRSQGIEFKRTLGLLNGYPHSAEIHDHPTLAAWLAGCRHRAAQQGYGMDEFWLYDKGMRPERLDSILSARGIRGIILVGTFRQRHMPEKWSPIWETRSCVLTGVRTESPRFSYSCVDHHALIVEAVNRVVALGYRRPGLVVDKSVDLLVDGRFSAGFAYAQRQLPPSDRVPWLSDQEKAWEDPGVVDRWLEKHRPDVILTLHINVRRWLEERGYRVPRDMGLVLLERRLDAEGWAAMDQHNDEAGEAAVDIMIRGLQNGEVGVPAHPRAILITATWMMGNTVLDRRAVPTGS is encoded by the coding sequence ATGGCAGTCACAATGGCAGATATCGCGCAGGCCGCCGGCGTTTCCAAGAACGCGGTTTCCCTGGCCTTGCGCCACGACGATCGCATTTCGGCCCCGACCCGCGAGCGGATCGTCAAGATTGCCGCGGACCTCGGCTACCGGAAGAACCCGGTCATGTCGCACCTCATGGCCGAGCTCCGGCGATCGCAGGGCATCGAGTTCAAACGGACCCTGGGTCTGCTCAACGGGTATCCGCATTCAGCGGAAATCCACGATCATCCGACCTTGGCGGCGTGGCTGGCGGGCTGTCGGCACCGGGCCGCCCAGCAGGGCTACGGCATGGATGAATTCTGGCTCTACGACAAGGGGATGCGTCCGGAACGCCTGGACTCGATCCTGAGTGCGCGGGGAATTCGCGGCATCATCCTGGTTGGCACCTTTCGCCAGCGCCACATGCCGGAGAAGTGGAGTCCGATCTGGGAAACCCGGTCCTGCGTGCTCACCGGCGTCCGCACGGAATCACCGCGCTTCTCCTACAGTTGTGTCGATCACCACGCCTTGATCGTCGAGGCGGTCAACCGGGTGGTGGCCCTGGGCTACCGGCGTCCGGGACTGGTCGTGGACAAGTCGGTCGATCTGCTCGTCGATGGACGCTTCAGCGCGGGATTTGCCTACGCCCAACGGCAATTGCCTCCGTCGGACCGGGTGCCCTGGTTGTCCGATCAGGAAAAGGCCTGGGAGGATCCGGGAGTCGTCGACCGATGGCTGGAAAAGCACCGGCCCGATGTCATCCTCACTTTGCACATCAACGTCCGTCGCTGGCTGGAAGAACGCGGCTACCGGGTTCCCCGGGACATGGGGCTCGTTCTACTCGAAAGGCGGCTCGATGCCGAAGGCTGGGCTGCCATGGATCAGCACAATGACGAGGCCGGTGAAGCGGCGGTCGACATCATGATCCGGGGCCTGCAGAATGGTGAAGTTGGTGTCCCGGCCCATCCCCGGGCGATCCTGATAACGGCTACCTGGATGATGGGTAACACCGTGTTGGACCGTCGTGCGGTGCCGACGGGCTCCTGA